A window of Acidobacteriota bacterium contains these coding sequences:
- the mrdA gene encoding penicillin-binding protein 2, producing the protein MAYRLSPSIEQATRADARRVGFLLIGFQASVALVFVGVLTAFWYFQVSQHERFLLRSENNYQRQLDLRAPRGVILDRDGRVLVENRDTSNISLIRDQAEQIDESIATLSRVTGVDVQAVRDTLERHRNVPSSRPVAVVQNASLAQIASVAARRLELPGVVVEQTPNRYYPAADLAAHSFGYVGEITEGQLDQEQFAGLRSGDIIGHAGVERTYNHLLMGTDGQRHIVVDNIGREFEVVRETLPVEGHQLRLTIDYDLQKAAEDAFRAAGFNGAAVMLDPWSGDVLALVSLPAYDPNAFANGIDGAAWTALNRDRLKPLQNRALQGRYSPGSTFKIAMAVAALEEGVIDPDFKVACHGGGTFYGRFYRCHATHGVVGMEEALEKSCNTYFYTLGQQLDVDQIHKWSTALGLGELSGIDLPYEVQGLVPSRAWKQEATGERWYPGETISVAIGQGQVSVTPMSLAVMMATVANGGQRVTPRLLDAWNDGSGWQRASNPSMASIVRMSPQTIETLRTGLWNVVNREGTGRRGRIRGRDVIGKTGTAQVISLDGLEAAGETDRDLRDHGWFVFAAPRDVPRVAGVVFAEHSEHGYLAAPIARHLMETYFAKAEGEPLPVLPPPAPPARPAVGPDRADVPAGGSPAEPPALPGGEPVAAGDLVGAGGDP; encoded by the coding sequence CACGCGGGCGGACGCCCGCCGCGTCGGGTTCCTGCTGATCGGCTTCCAGGCGAGCGTCGCACTCGTCTTCGTCGGCGTCCTGACCGCTTTCTGGTACTTCCAGGTCAGCCAGCACGAGCGCTTCCTGCTCCGCTCGGAGAACAACTACCAGCGGCAGCTCGACCTGCGGGCGCCGCGGGGCGTCATTCTGGACCGCGACGGCCGGGTCCTGGTGGAGAACCGCGATACGTCGAACATCTCCCTGATCCGTGACCAGGCGGAGCAGATCGACGAGTCGATAGCGACGCTCTCGCGGGTCACCGGGGTCGACGTCCAGGCGGTGCGGGATACGCTGGAACGCCATCGGAACGTCCCTTCGTCACGACCGGTCGCCGTCGTGCAGAATGCGTCGCTCGCCCAGATTGCGTCGGTCGCGGCGCGCCGTCTGGAGCTGCCGGGAGTCGTGGTGGAGCAGACGCCGAACCGCTACTACCCGGCCGCCGATCTGGCCGCCCATTCCTTCGGCTACGTCGGAGAAATCACCGAAGGGCAGCTCGATCAGGAGCAGTTCGCCGGGCTCCGGAGCGGCGACATCATCGGCCATGCCGGGGTCGAGCGCACCTACAACCACCTGTTGATGGGGACGGACGGCCAACGCCACATCGTCGTCGACAACATCGGCCGGGAGTTCGAGGTCGTCAGGGAGACGCTCCCGGTCGAAGGTCATCAGTTGCGGCTCACCATCGACTACGACCTGCAGAAGGCGGCGGAAGACGCCTTCCGGGCGGCCGGCTTCAACGGGGCGGCGGTGATGCTCGATCCGTGGAGCGGCGACGTTCTCGCGCTGGTCAGCCTGCCGGCCTACGACCCGAACGCCTTCGCCAACGGCATCGACGGCGCCGCCTGGACGGCGCTCAACCGCGACCGGTTGAAGCCGCTGCAGAACCGCGCCCTGCAGGGCCGCTACTCGCCCGGATCGACGTTCAAGATCGCGATGGCCGTCGCGGCCCTCGAGGAAGGGGTGATCGACCCCGACTTCAAGGTTGCCTGCCACGGCGGCGGTACGTTCTACGGCCGGTTCTATCGCTGCCACGCGACGCATGGCGTGGTCGGGATGGAGGAGGCCCTCGAGAAGTCGTGCAACACGTACTTCTACACGCTGGGCCAGCAGCTCGACGTCGATCAGATTCACAAGTGGTCGACCGCGCTCGGCCTCGGCGAGCTGAGCGGGATCGACCTGCCGTACGAGGTCCAGGGCCTGGTCCCGTCGCGCGCCTGGAAGCAGGAGGCGACCGGCGAGCGCTGGTATCCGGGCGAGACCATCTCGGTCGCGATCGGTCAGGGGCAGGTGTCGGTGACGCCGATGTCGCTGGCGGTGATGATGGCGACGGTGGCGAACGGCGGCCAGCGGGTCACGCCGCGGCTGCTCGACGCCTGGAACGACGGCAGCGGCTGGCAGAGAGCGTCCAATCCGTCGATGGCGTCGATCGTGCGGATGTCGCCGCAGACCATCGAGACGCTCCGGACCGGCCTCTGGAACGTCGTCAACCGGGAGGGGACGGGCCGGCGCGGCCGGATCCGCGGGCGTGACGTCATCGGGAAGACCGGCACCGCGCAGGTCATCTCACTCGACGGCCTGGAAGCGGCGGGGGAGACCGATCGCGATCTGCGCGACCACGGCTGGTTCGTCTTCGCCGCGCCGCGGGACGTCCCGCGTGTGGCCGGCGTGGTCTTCGCCGAGCATTCCGAACATGGCTATCTGGCCGCGCCCATCGCCCGCCACCTGATGGAGACCTACTTCGCCAAGGCGGAGGGTGAACCCTTGCCGGTGCTCCCGCCGCCCGCGCCGCCGGCGCGGCCCGCCGTCGGGCCGGACCGGGCGGACGTCCCGGCGGGCGGATCGCCGGCCGAACCGCCCGCGCTGCCGGGCGGAGAACCGGTGGCGGCGGGAGACCTGGTCGGGGCGGGAGGTGATCCGTGA
- the rodA gene encoding rod shape-determining protein RodA yields the protein MIVDRRLLAHFDWPLLTALGLLSLLGLLMIYSATYDPATGQAGPQVLRQLVALVIGFAALAACLAFDYRALIERSALLYGGLLAALALTLVAGVEQGGAQRWLNLGVATIQPSEFARVVLALVLAMLLVRSRYRQRTTGDWVLACVVVAIPVLMIMQQPDLGTAATLLPVGLAMALMAGMRFRVLGALAVVAILAAPVVWAYGLEDYQRTRVASFLDPERDPRGAGYQQIQARITVGAGGLTGRGFLQGTQSQYNFVPAAHTDFIFSVLAEEHGFLGVVFALGLYLFVILRSLQAARVSEDRLGVLLVAGIMAGFTFQVVYNVTMSAGLLPVKGLTLPLLSYGRSSVIATLIGFGLILNVRMYRFSKY from the coding sequence GTGATCGTCGACCGCCGGCTCCTGGCGCATTTCGACTGGCCGCTCCTCACGGCGCTCGGCCTCCTGAGCCTGCTCGGCCTCCTGATGATTTACAGCGCCACCTACGATCCCGCGACCGGCCAGGCGGGACCGCAGGTCCTGCGGCAGCTCGTCGCGCTGGTGATCGGCTTCGCCGCGCTCGCCGCCTGCCTGGCGTTCGACTACCGGGCGCTCATCGAACGGTCGGCGCTGCTATACGGCGGCCTGCTGGCGGCGCTGGCGCTGACGCTCGTCGCCGGCGTCGAGCAGGGCGGCGCGCAGCGATGGCTCAACCTCGGGGTCGCCACGATTCAGCCGTCGGAATTCGCCCGGGTCGTCCTTGCGCTGGTCCTGGCGATGCTGCTGGTCCGCTCGCGCTACCGGCAGCGGACCACCGGCGACTGGGTCCTCGCCTGCGTCGTGGTCGCGATACCCGTGCTCATGATCATGCAGCAGCCCGACCTGGGGACCGCGGCCACCCTGCTGCCGGTCGGACTGGCCATGGCCCTCATGGCGGGCATGCGGTTCCGCGTGCTGGGCGCGCTGGCCGTCGTCGCCATCCTCGCCGCGCCGGTCGTCTGGGCCTACGGCCTCGAGGACTACCAGCGGACGCGCGTCGCCAGCTTCCTGGATCCGGAGCGGGATCCGCGCGGGGCCGGCTACCAGCAGATTCAGGCGCGGATCACGGTCGGCGCGGGGGGGCTGACGGGACGCGGCTTCCTGCAGGGGACGCAGAGCCAGTACAACTTCGTCCCGGCCGCGCACACGGACTTCATCTTCTCCGTCCTCGCGGAGGAGCATGGGTTCCTGGGGGTGGTCTTCGCCCTGGGGCTCTACCTGTTCGTGATCCTCAGGTCGCTGCAGGCGGCCCGAGTTTCGGAAGATCGCCTCGGCGTGCTGCTCGTGGCGGGCATCATGGCGGGATTCACGTTCCAGGTGGTCTACAACGTCACCATGTCGGCGGGCCTGTTGCCGGTGAAGGGGCTCACGCTGCCCCTGCTGAGCTACGGGCGCTCGTCGGTAATCGCAACACTCATCGGGTTCGGGCTCATCCTCAACGTGAGGATGTACCGGTTCTCAAAGTACTGA
- a CDS encoding Rne/Rng family ribonuclease: MNKELIVSSSGREVAAAILENDQVAEIYIERESQRGVAGNIYKGRVRKVLPGMQSAFVDIGLERDAFLYVSDVLDTIEEFERLESGDSDDDPPAGDGAGADDASGNGSNGGSGGNANRGNGGKAKPTGRVRATGQNSADQKIENLLKGGQEVLVQVVKEPLGTKGARVTSHVSVPGRFLVFMPAADSVGVSRKIDSREERRRLRGIIKSFREENGFPGGIIIRTAAARRSTEDIEGDLRYFNELWTEMREQMDSRRAPAVLHREENLVAKLLRDHLTDDYSAIRIDDTREHDRARGLVERFMPSLAPRLQHYTKTFPIFEEYGVQSEIDKALRSKVWLKSGGYIVINQTEALVAIDVNTGRYVGKKSSGLEETIVKTNLEAAAEIVRQIRLRDLGGIIVLDFIDMDDRKNRLKVAQAFEQEMRRDRAPSKTAHVSDFGLIIVTRKRVRQSLERQLTDPCPYCSGSGVIKSTSTICHEILAEMQKAGPDLHGRPVQLRVNPDIARILRKEEQGVRRDIEKLLGSALTIEADDRLHHEQFDVMAW; this comes from the coding sequence ATGAACAAGGAGTTGATTGTGTCGTCGTCCGGCCGGGAAGTGGCCGCGGCGATTCTGGAGAATGATCAGGTTGCCGAGATCTACATCGAGCGGGAAAGCCAGCGCGGCGTCGCCGGCAACATCTACAAGGGGCGCGTCCGCAAGGTCCTCCCCGGGATGCAGTCGGCGTTCGTAGATATCGGCCTCGAACGTGACGCCTTTCTCTACGTCTCGGACGTCCTGGACACGATCGAGGAGTTCGAACGGCTCGAGTCGGGCGACAGCGACGACGATCCCCCCGCCGGCGACGGCGCTGGCGCCGATGACGCCAGCGGCAACGGCAGCAACGGCGGTAGCGGCGGCAACGCCAACCGGGGCAACGGCGGCAAGGCCAAGCCGACCGGCCGCGTCCGCGCCACCGGCCAGAACAGCGCCGACCAGAAGATCGAGAACCTCCTGAAGGGAGGTCAGGAAGTGCTGGTGCAGGTGGTGAAGGAGCCACTCGGCACCAAGGGCGCGCGCGTCACCTCGCACGTCAGCGTCCCGGGGCGCTTTCTCGTCTTCATGCCGGCCGCCGATTCCGTGGGCGTCTCGCGCAAGATCGACTCGCGCGAGGAGCGCCGGCGGCTGCGCGGCATCATCAAGTCGTTCCGGGAGGAGAACGGGTTCCCGGGCGGCATCATCATCCGGACCGCCGCGGCCCGGCGCTCCACCGAGGACATCGAGGGCGACCTGCGCTACTTCAACGAGCTGTGGACCGAGATGCGCGAGCAGATGGACTCCAGGCGCGCTCCCGCGGTGCTGCACCGCGAGGAGAACCTGGTGGCGAAGCTGCTGCGCGACCACCTAACGGACGACTACTCGGCGATCCGGATCGACGACACGCGCGAGCACGATCGCGCGCGCGGGCTGGTCGAACGGTTCATGCCGTCGCTCGCGCCGCGGCTCCAGCACTACACGAAGACGTTTCCCATCTTCGAGGAGTACGGCGTTCAGTCGGAGATCGACAAGGCGCTTCGAAGCAAGGTGTGGCTGAAGTCGGGCGGCTACATCGTGATCAACCAGACCGAGGCGCTGGTCGCCATCGACGTCAACACCGGCCGCTACGTCGGAAAGAAGAGCAGTGGTCTCGAGGAGACGATCGTTAAGACCAACCTGGAGGCGGCGGCCGAGATCGTCAGACAGATCCGGCTGCGCGATCTCGGCGGGATCATCGTCCTCGACTTCATCGACATGGACGACCGGAAGAACCGCCTGAAGGTGGCCCAGGCGTTCGAGCAGGAGATGCGGCGCGACCGCGCGCCGTCGAAGACCGCGCACGTCTCGGACTTCGGCCTGATCATCGTCACGCGCAAGCGCGTCCGGCAGAGCCTGGAACGGCAACTGACCGATCCCTGCCCGTACTGCTCCGGCAGCGGCGTCATCAAGTCCACGTCAACGATCTGCCACGAGATCTTGGCGGAGATGCAGAAGGCGGGCCCCGACCTGCACGGCCGGCCGGTTCAGCTACGGGTCAACCCGGACATCGCCCGGATCCTCCGCAAGGAGGAGCAGGGCGTCCGGCGCGACATCGAGAAGCTACTGGGGAGCGCCCTGACCATCGAGGCGGACGACCGGCTGCATCACGAGCAGTTCGACGTCATGGCCTGGTAG
- a CDS encoding DUF664 domain-containing protein, giving the protein MTDPATSADAAFVDIARSRLCVHLTGQVRACIGALRPEQIWWRPNEKSNAIGNLVLHCTGSTRFYIGRIIGGSDFVRDRRTEFAERRELPAALLRANLDQAIEEADAALRGFDPGRLLEVTEETPEPMTLAEVITLQVSHYALHVGQIAYATKLINADAIHEIWRKTPSR; this is encoded by the coding sequence ATGACCGATCCCGCCACCTCCGCCGACGCCGCCTTCGTCGACATCGCGCGCTCGCGGCTCTGCGTCCACCTGACGGGGCAGGTGCGCGCGTGTATCGGCGCGCTCCGGCCGGAACAGATCTGGTGGCGCCCGAACGAGAAGTCGAACGCGATCGGCAACCTGGTGCTCCACTGCACCGGATCCACCCGCTTTTACATCGGCCGCATCATCGGCGGGAGCGATTTCGTCCGCGACCGCCGCACCGAGTTCGCGGAGCGCCGCGAGCTGCCGGCCGCCCTGCTGCGGGCCAACCTGGACCAGGCCATCGAGGAAGCGGACGCCGCGCTCCGGGGGTTCGATCCGGGGCGGCTGCTGGAGGTGACGGAGGAAACGCCGGAGCCGATGACCCTGGCCGAGGTGATCACGCTGCAGGTGAGCCACTACGCGCTGCACGTCGGCCAGATCGCCTATGCGACCAAGCTGATCAACGCCGACGCCATCCACGAGATCTGGCGCAAGACGCCCAGCCGCTGA
- a CDS encoding NupC/NupG family nucleoside CNT transporter → MRALMGIAAFILTAVACSANAAAIRWRTVAWGIGLQLALGIFILRFSIGGVRPGYAAFSAIADVATAFMGFTSAGSEFVFGVLADPAAMEQVFPTGLVLAFAALPIIIFASSVFTVLYYLGILQVAVSLMARAMMPLMRTSGAESLSAAANVFLGQTEAPIVVRPYIPAMTQSELLALMTGGLATIAGSVFAIYVSLGADPVAMLTGSVMAAPCGLYLAKILLPETDQPATAGRAVISRERQHVNLVDAAASGAASGMQLAFNVAAMLIAFLAFIAMIDAMLGFVRPGLSMAGIFAFLFAPVAALLGVPPADIPAVADLLGTKLVTNEFVAYVKMGGEYATTLSDRGRTLVTFALTGFANFGSIGIVLGGIGSMAPDRRVDLARLSGRALLAGFTATMINACVAALLL, encoded by the coding sequence GTGCGCGCGCTGATGGGGATCGCCGCGTTCATCCTGACCGCGGTCGCCTGCTCGGCGAACGCCGCGGCCATCCGGTGGCGGACCGTCGCGTGGGGCATCGGCCTGCAACTGGCCCTCGGGATCTTCATCCTGAGGTTCAGCATCGGCGGCGTCCGGCCGGGCTACGCGGCCTTCTCGGCCATCGCGGATGTCGCGACCGCGTTCATGGGCTTCACCAGCGCCGGGTCGGAGTTCGTCTTCGGCGTGCTGGCCGATCCCGCCGCGATGGAGCAGGTCTTCCCGACCGGCCTGGTGCTGGCGTTCGCCGCCCTGCCGATCATCATCTTCGCGTCGTCGGTCTTCACCGTCCTCTACTACCTCGGCATCCTGCAGGTGGCGGTCAGCCTGATGGCCCGCGCGATGATGCCGCTGATGCGCACGAGCGGCGCGGAGTCGCTCTCGGCCGCCGCGAACGTCTTCCTCGGGCAGACGGAGGCGCCCATCGTGGTCCGCCCGTACATCCCCGCCATGACGCAATCCGAGCTGCTCGCCCTCATGACGGGCGGGCTCGCGACCATCGCCGGCAGCGTCTTCGCGATCTACGTCAGCCTGGGCGCGGATCCGGTGGCGATGCTCACCGGGAGCGTGATGGCGGCGCCCTGCGGCCTCTACCTCGCGAAGATCCTGCTGCCCGAGACCGACCAGCCGGCGACGGCGGGCCGGGCCGTGATCAGCCGCGAGCGGCAGCACGTGAACCTCGTCGACGCCGCCGCGTCGGGCGCGGCCAGCGGCATGCAGCTCGCCTTCAACGTCGCGGCGATGCTGATCGCCTTCCTCGCGTTCATCGCGATGATCGACGCCATGCTCGGCTTCGTCCGGCCCGGCCTGTCGATGGCCGGGATCTTCGCTTTCCTCTTCGCGCCGGTCGCCGCCCTCCTCGGCGTGCCGCCGGCCGACATCCCGGCCGTGGCGGATCTCCTCGGCACGAAGCTCGTGACCAACGAATTCGTCGCCTACGTCAAGATGGGCGGCGAGTACGCGACGACCCTGAGCGACCGCGGGCGGACGCTGGTGACCTTCGCGCTGACCGGCTTCGCCAACTTCGGCTCCATCGGGATCGTCCTCGGCGGCATCGGCAGCATGGCGCCCGACCGGCGCGTCGACCTCGCGCGGCTGAGCGGCCGCGCCCTGCTCGCCGGGTTCACCGCCACGATGATCAACGCCTGCGTCGCCGCCCTGCTGCTGTAG
- the mtnA gene encoding S-methyl-5-thioribose-1-phosphate isomerase: protein MLPTVEWKDDHVVMVDQRKLPAHEVYVELKTAREVARAIERMVIRGAPAIGVAAAMGLALGVVKSRATGSATLAGEFYRQCEMMAGTRPTAVNLFWAIDRMKRVFSEAARAGRSPAEIRAIIVAEARAIHDEDVDCCRTLGRHGAAVVPDGGQVLTHCNAGALATGGYGTALGVVRAAVEAGKRIAVYADETRPFLQGARLTAWELLRDGIDTTVITDGMAGPLLRSGKVDVVVVGADRIAANGDVANKIGTYTVAVLAREHGVPFYVAAPTSTVDLATPDGSAIPIEERNEREVTHVGSSRVAPEGAGVWNPAFDVTPHALVAGIITEQGVCRPPYGESLRAACEAV from the coding sequence ATGTTGCCAACCGTCGAATGGAAGGACGACCACGTCGTGATGGTCGATCAGCGGAAGCTGCCGGCCCACGAGGTCTACGTCGAGCTGAAGACGGCGCGCGAGGTGGCGCGCGCCATCGAGCGCATGGTGATCCGCGGCGCCCCCGCCATCGGCGTCGCGGCGGCGATGGGGCTGGCCCTCGGCGTCGTGAAGTCCCGCGCCACGGGAAGCGCGACCCTCGCCGGCGAGTTCTACCGGCAGTGCGAGATGATGGCCGGCACCCGTCCGACCGCCGTCAACCTGTTCTGGGCCATCGACCGGATGAAGCGCGTCTTCTCGGAGGCGGCGCGGGCGGGCCGGTCGCCGGCCGAGATCCGCGCCATCATCGTCGCCGAGGCGCGGGCGATCCACGACGAGGACGTGGACTGCTGCCGGACGCTGGGCCGCCACGGCGCGGCGGTGGTGCCCGACGGCGGGCAGGTCCTGACGCACTGCAACGCGGGCGCGCTGGCGACCGGCGGCTACGGCACCGCACTCGGCGTGGTCCGGGCGGCGGTCGAGGCGGGCAAGCGCATTGCCGTCTACGCCGACGAGACCCGGCCGTTCCTTCAGGGGGCGCGGCTCACGGCGTGGGAGCTGCTGCGCGACGGGATCGACACCACCGTCATTACGGACGGCATGGCGGGGCCGCTGTTGCGGAGCGGGAAGGTGGACGTCGTGGTCGTCGGGGCGGACCGGATTGCGGCGAACGGCGACGTCGCGAACAAGATCGGCACCTACACCGTCGCCGTCCTCGCGCGCGAACATGGCGTGCCGTTCTACGTCGCGGCGCCGACGTCGACCGTCGATCTCGCGACGCCGGACGGCTCCGCGATTCCCATCGAGGAACGGAACGAGCGCGAAGTGACCCACGTCGGGTCGTCGCGCGTCGCCCCGGAGGGCGCGGGGGTGTGGAACCCCGCGTTCGACGTGACGCCGCACGCCCTCGTGGCGGGCATCATCACCGAGCAGGGAGTCTGCCGGCCGCCCTACGGCGAGAGCCTGCGCGCCGCGTGCGAGGCCGTCTGA
- the tsaD gene encoding tRNA (adenosine(37)-N6)-threonylcarbamoyltransferase complex transferase subunit TsaD, producing MQLLAIETSCDETAAAVVADSGDPARPWDVRSNIVASQVEIHRAWGGVVPELASRQHVRDICGVVDRALEEADTGWDGLDAIAVTQGPGLVGSLLVGVAFAKAAAASRGLPLVGVQHLAGHIESLVVEGGAMPLPAVVLVVSGGHTNLYLVAGEAADGTLACRLIGKTRDDAAGEAYDKVASLLGLSYPGGPVIDKLSRTANDRAVDFPYARMTHDDRNAPPEGARPAGIAATRRLRELEFSFSGLKTSVKRHVQRRVAEQEGRDVQARPGAPDDMAGHAAAQGAAPQGAAASENRPDTAAALSEAEVADICASFQRVVVDTLLDRTFLAARRYGARSVGISGGVSANSRLRADATTRAEQAELPLFLPSMALATDNAAMIGAAGLRLLHAGITAPLDLNARASLPL from the coding sequence ATGCAACTACTGGCCATCGAGACGTCGTGCGACGAAACGGCCGCCGCCGTGGTGGCCGACTCCGGCGATCCCGCCCGGCCGTGGGACGTGCGCTCGAACATCGTGGCGTCGCAGGTGGAGATTCACCGCGCGTGGGGCGGCGTGGTCCCGGAGCTCGCGTCGCGCCAGCACGTGCGCGACATCTGCGGCGTCGTCGACCGCGCGCTGGAAGAGGCGGACACCGGCTGGGACGGTCTTGACGCCATCGCCGTGACGCAGGGACCGGGGCTGGTCGGCTCGCTGCTCGTGGGCGTCGCTTTCGCGAAGGCCGCCGCCGCGTCGCGCGGCCTGCCCCTCGTCGGCGTGCAGCACCTGGCCGGACACATCGAATCGCTCGTCGTCGAGGGCGGCGCGATGCCGCTGCCGGCCGTCGTCCTGGTGGTGTCGGGCGGGCATACCAACCTCTACCTGGTGGCGGGGGAGGCGGCGGACGGAACGCTCGCCTGCCGTCTCATCGGCAAGACCCGCGATGACGCGGCGGGGGAGGCCTACGACAAGGTCGCGTCGCTCCTCGGCCTGTCCTACCCGGGCGGCCCGGTGATCGACAAGCTGTCCCGCACCGCCAACGACCGCGCCGTCGATTTCCCCTACGCGCGCATGACGCACGACGACCGGAACGCTCCCCCGGAGGGCGCCCGTCCCGCCGGCATCGCGGCAACGCGCCGGCTCCGGGAGCTGGAGTTCAGCTTCAGCGGCCTCAAGACATCGGTCAAGCGCCACGTGCAGCGGCGAGTCGCCGAGCAGGAGGGCCGCGACGTCCAGGCGCGCCCCGGCGCGCCGGACGACATGGCGGGCCACGCCGCCGCACAGGGGGCGGCACCGCAGGGCGCCGCCGCGTCGGAAAACAGGCCCGACACCGCCGCCGCGCTCTCCGAAGCGGAAGTGGCGGACATCTGCGCCAGCTTCCAGCGCGTCGTCGTCGACACGCTGCTCGATCGGACGTTTCTCGCGGCGCGGCGCTATGGCGCGCGCAGCGTCGGCATCTCGGGAGGCGTCTCCGCCAACTCGCGCCTGCGCGCGGACGCCACGACGCGCGCCGAGCAGGCCGAGCTGCCGCTCTTTCTCCCGTCCATGGCGCTGGCCACCGACAACGCCGCCATGATCGGCGCGGCCGGCCTCCGCCTCCTCCACGCCGGCATCACCGCGCCACTCGACCTCAACGCCAGGGCGTCGCTGCCGCTCTGA
- a CDS encoding dicarboxylate/amino acid:cation symporter, translating to MSWLGQTHWRILVALGLGLVWGVVATFVGLSGFTRDWITPFGTIFLRLLLLIAVPLVLASLVTGVASLANLQKLSRIGGKTIAIYLGTTLIALVIGLVVVNVVEPGASIPESLRLSLQEEYQGDVEQRQETADQMERGPLQPLVDMVPDNIFNAASNNRAMLSVVFTALLLGVALMLLPREQAQPLLSLFESVNAAIIKIVELILIVAPVGVFSLIAGTITSVAGDNPADVAQLLGALGLYCVCVLVGLAIHAFLTYPILLRTLTPITPFRFLRGAAPAQLVAFSTSSSAATLPVSMETAEHNLGVSEEVGSFVLPLGATINMDGTAVYMSVAAVFIAQTLGIPLDLAAQATIVFTAMLASIGTAAVPSAGIVMLVIVLEAIGVPVAGIALIFGVDRILDMCRTMTNVTGDITVSAVVAASEGQLTATSMNGLSGAAAGAAAGSGS from the coding sequence ATGAGCTGGCTGGGACAAACACACTGGCGCATCCTCGTTGCGCTCGGGCTTGGGCTCGTCTGGGGCGTCGTCGCCACGTTCGTCGGGCTCAGCGGTTTCACCCGCGACTGGATCACGCCCTTCGGCACCATCTTCCTGCGCCTGCTGCTCCTGATCGCGGTCCCGCTGGTGCTGGCGTCGCTCGTCACCGGCGTCGCGTCGCTCGCCAACCTCCAGAAGCTGTCACGCATCGGCGGCAAGACGATTGCCATCTACCTCGGGACGACCCTCATCGCCCTGGTGATCGGCCTCGTCGTCGTCAATGTCGTCGAACCGGGCGCGTCGATTCCGGAGAGCCTGCGCCTTAGCCTCCAGGAGGAATACCAGGGCGACGTCGAGCAGCGCCAGGAGACGGCCGACCAGATGGAGCGGGGGCCGCTCCAGCCGCTGGTCGACATGGTCCCCGACAACATCTTCAACGCCGCGTCGAACAACCGCGCGATGCTGAGCGTGGTCTTCACGGCCCTGCTCCTCGGCGTGGCCCTGATGCTGCTGCCGCGCGAACAGGCGCAGCCGTTGCTGTCGCTGTTCGAGTCCGTGAACGCGGCGATCATCAAGATCGTCGAGCTCATCCTGATCGTGGCGCCGGTCGGCGTCTTCTCGCTCATCGCCGGCACCATCACGTCGGTGGCGGGCGACAACCCGGCCGACGTGGCCCAACTGCTCGGCGCGCTCGGCCTCTACTGCGTCTGCGTGCTCGTCGGCCTCGCGATCCACGCGTTCCTGACCTATCCCATCCTGTTGCGGACCCTGACGCCGATTACGCCGTTCCGCTTCCTGCGCGGCGCCGCCCCGGCCCAACTGGTCGCGTTCTCCACGTCGTCGAGCGCGGCGACCCTGCCCGTCTCGATGGAGACGGCGGAGCACAATCTGGGCGTCTCGGAGGAAGTCGGATCGTTCGTGCTGCCGCTCGGCGCCACCATCAACATGGACGGCACTGCCGTCTACATGTCGGTGGCGGCGGTCTTCATCGCGCAGACCCTCGGCATCCCGCTCGATCTGGCGGCGCAGGCGACCATCGTCTTCACGGCCATGCTCGCGTCGATCGGCACCGCGGCGGTGCCCAGCGCGGGGATCGTCATGCTGGTGATCGTCCTCGAGGCGATCGGCGTGCCGGTGGCCGGCATCGCGCTCATCTTCGGCGTCGACCGCATCCTCGACATGTGCCGGACGATGACCAACGTGACGGGCGACATCACGGTGTCCGCCGTGGTCGCGGCGAGCGAGGGGCAGTTGACGGCGACGTCGATGAACGGCCTGTCGGGGGCGGCGGCCGGGGCCGCGGCAGGGTCCGGCTCATGA
- a CDS encoding HD domain-containing protein, producing the protein MTPTRDDAWALLTEYTQGDRLRKHALAVEAAMRGYARQFGEDEEAWGIVGLVHDFDYERWPDAADHPFRGRDILRERGWPEYMIRAILSHADYSGVPRESRLEHTLFACDELAGFITAAALVRPTKSVLDLQTKSVKKRMKDKAFARAVSRDDLRQGAEELDLPLDEHITNVIGFMREVAGDLGLRGTA; encoded by the coding sequence ATGACGCCGACCCGCGACGACGCCTGGGCCTTGCTGACCGAATACACCCAGGGCGACAGACTCCGGAAGCATGCGCTGGCCGTCGAGGCGGCGATGCGCGGCTACGCGCGCCAGTTCGGAGAGGACGAGGAGGCGTGGGGCATCGTCGGCCTCGTCCACGACTTCGACTACGAGCGGTGGCCGGACGCGGCGGATCACCCGTTCCGCGGCCGCGACATCCTGCGCGAGCGCGGCTGGCCCGAATACATGATCCGCGCCATCCTCTCGCATGCCGACTACAGCGGCGTGCCGCGCGAATCGCGGCTGGAGCACACGCTGTTCGCCTGCGACGAGCTGGCCGGATTCATCACCGCGGCGGCGCTCGTCCGGCCGACGAAGAGCGTCCTCGACCTCCAGACCAAGTCGGTCAAGAAGCGGATGAAGGACAAGGCGTTCGCCCGCGCCGTCAGCCGCGACGACCTCCGGCAGGGGGCGGAAGAGCTGGATCTGCCGCTCGACGAGCACATCACGAACGTCATCGGCTTCATGCGCGAGGTGGCGGGCGATCTCGGCCTGCGGGGAACCGCCTGA